In a genomic window of Methanoregula sp. UBA64:
- a CDS encoding ammonium transporter, with protein sequence MVMDSGAIAWVLASTALVMIMTPGVGFFYGGLVRKKNFIDMITLSFVAFALVSVQWVLIGYSLAFGPDVGGFIGNLQYLGLNGVSMNDPGPYSQIIPGMLYMVFQLVFATVTMAIVTSGFAERIKFSAYLVFALLWTTIVYDPLAHWVWGGGWTSQFGAIDFAGGTVVHISSGFAALALALVIGKRVGFGKYAMEPANIPWSILGAVLLWFGWFGFNAGSAVAANGLAVQAFVTTNTATATAAIVWMLVSWAHGGKPSSLGFVSGAVAGLVAITPAAGFVTVPASILIGAVAGAMCYGIMLWRQGKGIDESLDAWAVHGMGGLWGAIATGIFASAAVNGASGLIEGNVHQFTAQIVGAGAAVIYAFVVTYILAVIVDKTMGLRVSEEEEYVGLDISQHGERA encoded by the coding sequence ATGGTAATGGATTCTGGAGCAATTGCATGGGTGCTCGCCTCAACGGCGCTTGTCATGATCATGACGCCGGGAGTCGGGTTCTTCTACGGCGGTCTTGTACGGAAGAAAAACTTCATCGACATGATCACGCTCTCATTTGTGGCATTCGCACTCGTGAGTGTCCAGTGGGTGCTGATCGGGTACAGTCTGGCATTCGGGCCCGATGTAGGCGGCTTTATCGGCAACCTGCAGTACCTGGGCTTAAACGGTGTCAGCATGAACGACCCCGGGCCGTACAGCCAGATCATCCCCGGAATGCTCTACATGGTGTTCCAGCTGGTGTTTGCCACGGTCACGATGGCAATCGTCACGTCAGGGTTTGCAGAGCGTATCAAGTTCAGCGCATACCTTGTCTTTGCCCTGCTCTGGACAACGATTGTCTATGACCCGCTCGCCCACTGGGTCTGGGGAGGCGGCTGGACATCCCAGTTCGGCGCAATCGATTTCGCCGGCGGCACGGTCGTCCATATCAGTTCAGGGTTTGCCGCACTGGCACTCGCCCTGGTGATTGGTAAACGTGTAGGATTTGGCAAGTACGCCATGGAGCCGGCCAATATCCCGTGGTCCATCCTCGGTGCGGTCCTGCTCTGGTTTGGCTGGTTCGGGTTTAACGCAGGCAGTGCGGTCGCAGCAAACGGCCTCGCAGTCCAGGCGTTCGTCACCACGAACACGGCAACGGCAACCGCAGCAATCGTCTGGATGCTCGTCTCCTGGGCACACGGCGGCAAGCCGAGTTCCCTTGGGTTCGTGTCCGGCGCAGTGGCGGGCCTTGTGGCTATCACGCCCGCAGCCGGGTTCGTAACAGTACCGGCATCGATCCTGATCGGTGCAGTTGCAGGTGCAATGTGCTACGGTATCATGCTCTGGCGTCAGGGCAAGGGCATCGATGAGAGCCTTGATGCGTGGGCAGTCCACGGCATGGGAGGTCTCTGGGGTGCAATCGCAACCGGTATCTTTGCCTCTGCAGCAGTGAACGGTGCATCGGGCCTGATTGAAGGCAATGTCCACCAGTTCACCGCCCAGATTGTCGGTGCAGGAGCGGCGGTAATCTACGCCTTTGTGGTCACATATATCCTCGCAGTCATCGTGGACAAAACGATGGGCCTGCGGGTGAGCGAGGAAGAGGAATATGTCGGGCTCGACATCTCACAGCATGGTGAGAGGGCCTGA
- a CDS encoding P-II family nitrogen regulator — protein MKMVTAIIKPERFEFVKKALEDKGYVGMTITEVKGRGEQKGISLEYRGGKMTVDLLPKVKLEIVIRDSAVDDLVATLTGAARTGKIGDGKIFIVPVEKSIRIRTGDVES, from the coding sequence ATGAAAATGGTTACAGCAATTATCAAACCGGAACGGTTCGAGTTCGTAAAAAAAGCGCTTGAAGACAAAGGCTATGTCGGCATGACCATCACGGAAGTCAAGGGTCGCGGCGAGCAGAAAGGGATCTCGCTCGAATACCGCGGCGGAAAGATGACGGTCGACCTCCTGCCCAAGGTCAAGCTCGAGATCGTAATCCGCGACAGTGCGGTCGACGACCTGGTTGCAACACTTACGGGTGCCGCACGGACCGGCAAGATCGGCGACGGCAAGATCTTCATTGTGCCGGTCGAGAAATCCATACGGATCAGGACCGGTGATGTGGAATCCTAA